Sequence from the Ziziphus jujuba cultivar Dongzao chromosome 9, ASM3175591v1 genome:
GTCCACCAGTGCACTCTTCATGAGACCATCCGTGTAAAGAGTGGTGCTTGGGATGACAATGGTGTATTTATTTACACAACTCTCAATCATATTAAATACTGCCTCCCAAATGGAGACGGTGGCATAATCAGGACCCTTGATGTTCCAATATACATTACAAAGGTTTCTGGAAACACTATCTTCTGTTTGGATCGGGATGGGAAAAATAGGGCCATTGTTGTTGATGCTACTGAATACATTTTCAAGCTTTCCCTGTTTAGGAAGAGATATGATCATGTGATGAGCATGATAAAGAGCTCGCAACTCTGTGGACAAGCAGTGATTGCTTATCTGCAGCAAAAGGGTTTCCCTGAAGTTGCTCTTCATTTTGTAAAAGATGAGAGAACTCGTTTCAATTTGGCACTGGAGAGTGGGAATATTCAAATAGCAGTTGCATCAGCTACGGCAATTGATGAGAAAGATCACTGGTATAGACTGGGGGTGGAGGCTCTTCGCCAAGGCAATGCAGGTATCGTGGAATATGCTTATCAGAAgaccaaaaattttgaaaggttGTCCTTTCTTTATCTTGTAACGGGTAATATGGAGAAGCTGTCCAAGATGCTGAAAATTGCTGAGGTTAAGAATGATGTCATGGGCCAGTTCCACAATGCACTGTATCTTGGTAATGTGCGAGAACGGGTTAAGATCTTGGAGAATGTTGGCCACTTGCCACTTGCTTACATAACAGCTAAAGTTCATGGGCTGCAGGAGGAGGCTGAAAGGCTAGCTGCGGAGTTGGGTGATAATCTACCATCTCTACCTGAGGGGAAAGTACCTTCCCTTCTGATGCCCCCAACTCCAGTGATGTGCGGTGGTGATTGGCCACTTCTGAGAGTAATGAAAGGCATATTTGATGGTGGTCTGGATAACATTGGCAGGGGTACTGCAGATGAAGAGTATGAGGCTGCTGATGGTGACTGGGGTGAGGAGTTGGACATGGTTGATGCGGATGACTTGCAAAATGGGGATGTTACTGCAATTTTGGAAGATGGAGAAGGGGGTGAAGAAAATGAGGAAGAGGGAGGTTGGGACCTTGAAGATTTGGAACTTCCCCCTGAAGCAGACACTCCAAGGGCTTCTGTCAATGCACGGTCCTCAGTTTTTGTTGCTCCAACTCCTGGAATGCCTGTAAGCCAGATTTGGACCCAGAGATCATCTCTTGCTGCTGAACATGCAGCTGCAGGCAATTTTGAAACTGCAATGCGGTTACTGAATAGGCAACTTGGAATAAAGAACTTTGCTCCTTTGAAATCCATGTTTCTTGATCTTCAGGCAGGAAGCCATACCTATCTACGTGCATTTTCATCTACTCCAGTTATAACACTTGCTGTTGAGCGAGGGTGGAGTGAATCTGCTAGCCCAAATGTTAGGAGACCGCCAGCTCTTGTGTTCAATTTCTCTCAGTTGGAAGAGAAACTCAAAGCTGGATACAAGGCTACAACTGCTGGGAAGTTTACTGAAGGTCTTCGGCTGTTTATTAGTATCTTACATACTATTCCTTTGGTTGTCGTTGACTCAAGGAGGGAAGTTGATGAAGTTAAGGAGTTGGTTATTATTGTCAAAGAGTATGTGCTAGGTTTGCAAATGGAGCTGAAGAGGAGGGAAATTAAAGATAATCCAGTACGCCAGCAGGAGCTTGCAGCTTATTTTACGCATTGCAATCTTCAACTGCCTCACTTAAGGCTTGCCTTGCTAAATGCAATGAGCGTTTGTTTTAAGGCAAAGAACCTGGCCACTGCTGCTAACTTTGCCAGGCGGCTTCTGGAGACTAACCCAACCAATGAGAACCAAGCAAGGACAGCCAGACAAGTGCTGCAGGCTGCAGAGAGGAATATGACTGATGCTTCTCAGCTGGACTATGATTTCAGGAACCCATTTGTGATTTGTGGAGCAACATATGTACCAATTTACCGTGGGCAGAAGGATGTATCATGTCCATATTGTAGTTCACGTTTTGTGCCAAGCCAGGAAGGACAGCTCTGCACTGTTTGTGATCTTGCAGTTGTTGGAGCGGATGCTTCTGGTTTGCTATGTTCTCCTTCTCAGATTCGATGATCAATCTACTGGAGCTGGAGAGTTGATTTTTCCATTGATCCTTTTTTGCAACAGAAGCAGCCGTGTTTCCTGATTCATGTCTGCATGTAGAAGGTAAGAAATACTATAGAAGAGTTCAGTTCCAAATGAATTATCCTTGCTGTCCCCTTTTCTTGGGTTAttccttttttctcttctttattattttgattatgaTTTCCAATGTAATAAAAAACATTATCAGAATTTTGTTTTAGGCTATTCTAATTAGTTGTTCATAGGGAAGTATGCTTAAGGCTTTTGTGAAACTAGATGATGGTTGATAGGCAGGACATTTTACATGTGTATgcaaaaaaattactttttttttttctgtggtgAATTGAGGTTTCATTCTATCGGCTGTGAATGctaagtttttttatatttttctagttATTGGTTATTCCACTTATTCATTTGGATGTCATTGATAATCGACAGTGAGATTAAATATTAGGTTGA
This genomic interval carries:
- the LOC107426670 gene encoding coatomer subunit alpha-1; amino-acid sequence: MLTKFETKSNRVKGLSFHSKRPWILASLHSGVIQLWDYRMGTLIDRFDEHDGPVRGVHFHKSQPLFVSGGDDYKIKVWNYKMHRCLFTLLGHLDYIRTVQFHHEYPWIVSASDDQTIRIWNWQSRTCISVLTGHNHYVMCATFHPKEDLVVSASLDQTVRVWDIGALRKKTVSPADDILRLSQMNTDLFGGVDAIVKYVLEGHDRGVNWAAFHPTLPLIVSGADDRQVKLWRMNDTKAWEVDTLRGHMNNVSCVMFHAKQDIIVSNSEDKSIRVWDVTRRTGIQTFRREHDRFWILASHPEMNLLAAGHDSGMIVFKLERERPAFAVSGDSLFYAKDRFLRYYEFSNQRDTQVIQIRRPGSTSLNQSPRTLSYSPTENAVLICSDVDGGSYELYCIPKDSISRGDSVHDARRGIGGSAVFVARNRFAVLDKSSNQVLVKNLNNEVVKKSLLPIAADAIFYAGTGNLLCRAEDRVVIFDLQQRMVLGDLQTPFIKYVVWSNDMESVALLSKHAIIIASKKLVHQCTLHETIRVKSGAWDDNGVFIYTTLNHIKYCLPNGDGGIIRTLDVPIYITKVSGNTIFCLDRDGKNRAIVVDATEYIFKLSLFRKRYDHVMSMIKSSQLCGQAVIAYLQQKGFPEVALHFVKDERTRFNLALESGNIQIAVASATAIDEKDHWYRLGVEALRQGNAGIVEYAYQKTKNFERLSFLYLVTGNMEKLSKMLKIAEVKNDVMGQFHNALYLGNVRERVKILENVGHLPLAYITAKVHGLQEEAERLAAELGDNLPSLPEGKVPSLLMPPTPVMCGGDWPLLRVMKGIFDGGLDNIGRGTADEEYEAADGDWGEELDMVDADDLQNGDVTAILEDGEGGEENEEEGGWDLEDLELPPEADTPRASVNARSSVFVAPTPGMPVSQIWTQRSSLAAEHAAAGNFETAMRLLNRQLGIKNFAPLKSMFLDLQAGSHTYLRAFSSTPVITLAVERGWSESASPNVRRPPALVFNFSQLEEKLKAGYKATTAGKFTEGLRLFISILHTIPLVVVDSRREVDEVKELVIIVKEYVLGLQMELKRREIKDNPVRQQELAAYFTHCNLQLPHLRLALLNAMSVCFKAKNLATAANFARRLLETNPTNENQARTARQVLQAAERNMTDASQLDYDFRNPFVICGATYVPIYRGQKDVSCPYCSSRFVPSQEGQLCTVCDLAVVGADASGLLCSPSQIR